ACGTCAGGGTTATTGGCTTGCTGGTCTGTAATGTGGTAGTTTGTATGCGCACGGTTTCTATCCTCCATTGGCAAATAGATGATACGAAACCGTGCCCTGTTTTTAGAAGTCAACTGAAGTTTTCAGGGTAACCAGCACCGCCGCTGTCGCCACCATTTGAAGCTTCAGCATTTCACAGTTATGGGTGATGCGCTTGTCTGGATTGCCGTAGCGTTCCCAGTTACCACCCTGACAGGTGGGACAGGCAGGCAGCATTTTGCAATTTTCACAAAGACCGTTTTCTGCCGGTTTCCTTTTCCACGCTCTGAATTCTTCTAACGGGACCGATTTTCCTGCGGAGAATTTTATAAAGCGATGGCATGGATACTTCACCCCATCAACGCCTATCGCAACCATGCCATTGCCCGCGCCACACCATGCTTTGGGGCGGTCCACATCCTTAAAAAGACAATTTTGTATCGGGAGAGAAATTAAATTCGGCAGTTCAATAGCGCTGTTTTTGCTATAAAAAGTAACGATGCGCGCCAATTCGGTCTCGAATGTTTTGAGGTGTTTTTGCTTTTGTTCGCCATCGCCCCACACATCATCGTGTACAAGATTGAGGCTGACGCCACAACCGCGTTTTAGAATCTCAAAAAGCCCATCGGCAATGTATGGGAGAGACCGATTATCCACTGTCATCTTAAACTTCTGTTTCGGCCAATGCTTATTCAAGAAATCAACATTTGCTACAACCACGTCGTATGATTGAGATCTGTTCATGTCATGAGCTGTCTTCGTTCCGTCAAAACTAAGCATTGGGGTTATCAATTGTTTGTGTTTAAGGAACCAAGCCTTGTTCTCCTCAGTAAAAAGTGTTCCGTTGGTGGACATTGAAAAGCCGTAGTTTTTTCCCCAATTGTTGTGCGGACATATTACAGCTGCTACAATGCGCTGGATCATGGGAAATGCAAGCATAGGCTCGCCTCCCATAAAATCAATCATCACTTCATCATATGCAGGCTCGCCGTCCAACTCAGCATTCCCGCTAAGATAATATCTGACAGCATTCATGGCCGTGTCAAAATCCATGAACGTGGAGTTCTTGCTGTGCTCAAAGCAATAAGCGCAACTCAAATTGCATCCTTCCGTCACAATAAGCTGAAGTGTGAGACGTTTCGGATCTTTTTGGGATTGTACAGATTGCTTGGAGCGAGAGACGTCTTTCACATCTGTGTTGGTTTTTTCCGCCATTGCACTGTCCCACCCATCAAGCATTATGGCTGAACTTGCTAATGCTCCCAAGTTGGGGCAACGAGATTGACGCAAGAACCGCCGCAAGTGCCCTTACACGGCCAGTGCAGGTTCCATCACAACCACCATAACAGTTGCTGTGGCAAGTATCGGCGCAAGTCACAGAGCAAGAACCCCTGCATGAGCCATGACAATCGTCCGCACAAACAGAGGAGCAACTGCCTTTGCAACCACCCGCACAAGTATTATTGCAGGTACCTTCACAACCAGAACATGTTCGACTAGAAACAGGATTTATATCAATGGTTGCTTTAGGTTCAGGACCCAGTTTCTCATCAATCCTGTTTTGCAACAATTTGATGGCAGGAAAATCATCAGACTCGGAAATATCTGTTGCTACGCCAGGCATGGATTTGGAGGTGAACTTCTTCAGCCCAAATGCACAAGTTCCAAGCACAAGCAAAACAGCGCCGAAAACAAGCTCATTCTTGCTGACTGGTGTTGATTTCGATTTTAAATTTCCACGCGGAGTATCCGCAATATTTCCAGATTCAAGCTTTGAGTTGGATGCGGAAACGGTACTAATTTGGCTCTCATTAACAGCCTGTCCATAGACTCCTTGTCCTGTCAAGTGTGTTGTTTGATGCACCGCAGTTTCGGCAATCACCATGGAATTGGAAGACAGGTTAATAGGCAGAATGTCTTGTGCTGTTTTTGATATCAAACCCACAGCATCGGCAGTATTCAATTTCGCGCCATCAAAAAAGCCGCTCCAATTGTCATTTTGTTGGTATTTTTGCAGGATACTCTTAACAGCATTAACAGCCTCCGTGTTAAAGGATTTGCGTTGAGGCTGGTGTGGTTGGTCTTTTGTTTTATCAGTTGCGCTGGCACTTTCTTGCGTCGCATGTGCTTCGCTTGAATTGCCCCAAATAGCCCCAAACAGTTCAGATTCCTGCGCGGTAAGGATAGCTTTGTTTGCCAATTCCTTCTTAAGACTATCCAAAAAAAACAGACCGTCTGCAATTTTCTTGACGCGAACATCTTCGGAAATATTGTCCAAAGACTGTTGTTCACTCTCTTCCCCTGCGTGTTTAGCCCGGTAGACTTGGTATTTGGAAAAGACAGCGGAGCCTTCGTCACTAATCGCGGAGGACTTAGTGTCCGGCGCTGTTTCGGTATTGCCCCAAACAGATGCGAACATCTCAAGTTCATCGGTATCAAGCAACATTTTTCCCAGAAACTTATTTTTTAGGGCAGATAGTGTCCTCTCGCCTTCGGAAACTTTTTTTACACGACTATCTGCCGGCAGTTGATCCCAGGACTCTTTTGTCTCTCCCTTCTGTCCATGCGCAACCAAAAATTCCTCGAACCTGAAGTATTCGGCATGTGCCGGATCGTTAAACACAGTGTCGGATTGAATCATCATCTCGTCTGCCGCGACTTTGCTTTGCCAGAAACATATCCCCAGCATGGAGGTTATGAGAATTGAAACTATACCCCGTTGGTTTGTCATAAACCTCCCTCATGTGCGCCGATTTGCCTATTCATCCCTTTTATCGCCTTGATAAGGCCTGCGGGATTGACCACTTTTTTGAGCGTGAATTCCCCGTCAAACTTGGATGGAGCCGGAAAATGCGCGCTGAATTTCACCGGTTCCGCGGTTTTAAGCGCGGCTGCCCAAAAGATTTCCGGCGTTATATCCGGGCTAACCTGACAGGCTAACGCATACAGGCCGGCTACCCACGGAATAGTCCAACTGATTCCACCGACTCTGGAAAAATAATAGTCCTTGTTTCCGTTGGGATCGGCGACTGTTCGGGAATCCATTGGAATTTCCAACTCATCTGGTTGCGAGCCTAGTTTATTTCTGCAAAACATTGTCCCGCTTGCATAGGAATTCCGATTATCCGGGTCGGCAAGCGGGAAGCGGCCCATTCCATCAATCTTAAAATGTTCATCAGCGACAACTATCACAAAAATGCCGCTTTTATCGGCTTCCTTTATGGATTCAACCGTTTCATCGTATCCGGGTGTTATACTGTCTAGTCCCAATGATATGGAAATAACCCGAATCTTGTTTTCCTTCGGCAGTTGCTTGTTGACCTCTATAAGCCTGTTTATTGATTTTGCGATAGGGTTTAAATCGTAGACGAATTTCCCATCCACGTTTTCGCCGTTGGTTTCCCCGATAAAGTATAAATCCGCTTCCGGCGCCACGCCTGTGGTTTTTCCGACCGCGATAGACGCCACCGCAGAGGCGTGCATGGATGCTTCGTTGAACACAAGATGTATTTCCTCATACAGTTTCAATCTGTCTGCATATTCAACATGGTCAACCAGCAGCCCCTGGTCAATTATGCCGATGCCGATTCCCTTCCCGGTTATTCCTTGCTTGTGCAATTCTCTTATGCCTAAACCCGGATTTTTGCCCAACTCCATTATTTTGCCTGGCTCAAATCCTCTGGGCAGCTTGTCCGGGAATTCAGTTTTGGTGTTGAACCCGGCATAAAAGATGTCTTTGTTTTTTTTCAGTAACGACGCAAATCCGTTTAAATCGCAATTCCTGAAATCCATCTGAAATGTCTGCCGATTTTTCTCATCATACTTAAAATTATCCGGTGTCAGTTGTGCCTGCTTAAACGAATAATCTGCGGGTTTGTGGCGGACATCTATTTTAGGGAACTTAATATTCTCTGCGTACGCCGGAGAACAGAGAAGGAAAAGCAGAACTAAAAGGTGTATTTTTATTTTGGCGCTGCACACAAGCATATTGTACCAAAACTGCGGGCCAGCAATATCTCAAATTTAGAGCGCGCCCGGCAGAACATCTCGCTGGATGTAATGAAAAAATAGCTCGCACGCTTAAAACGGCGGGGCCGGAGCTGCTGCGCGACGGCAGGCAAATCAAACCCTGAAAAAATCCGCCCCGCCGGCAGACGTGGAGAGCCGCGCCAGTGTATTCATTTTCCGCAGCCGGCGGCGGGAGGCGCGGCGTAAAAACGCGCGCGGCGCGGCTGCGGACAACCGCATGGGGTTATGCAGGAGTCAATTGTAGAGCAGGTATTTGCCGCGCGACTTCATGAAAGGCTTGAGGGTTTTGTCAAAATCGGACAGGATTTCCTCCGGCGAGGCGCCGGATTCGTAGAGCGCGCGGAAATTGCCGCTGCCCGTCATTTTCCCGGCGGCGTCCCAGCGGATTTCCAGACCGGGCTGCTTCATGTCGCGCAGCAGGCAGAGGACGCTGACGAAAATCTCCAGCGGACGGATTTTTTTAGGGCGGGTTATCCTGATGCTGACTCCCTTGCAGGTTTTTCCCGCATATATATCGTCGGAAGGAGTGCGCTCCTCGCAGCGGAATTCCGCGCCTTTTATATGAGCTTTTTCAAGAGCGGAAACCAGGGCTTTCGCGTC
This genomic interval from Elusimicrobiales bacterium contains the following:
- a CDS encoding radical SAM protein; its protein translation is MAEKTNTDVKDVSRSKQSVQSQKDPKRLTLQLIVTEGCNLSCAYCFEHSKNSTFMDFDTAMNAVRYYLSGNAELDGEPAYDEVMIDFMGGEPMLAFPMIQRIVAAVICPHNNWGKNYGFSMSTNGTLFTEENKAWFLKHKQLITPMLSFDGTKTAHDMNRSQSYDVVVANVDFLNKHWPKQKFKMTVDNRSLPYIADGLFEILKRGCGVSLNLVHDDVWGDGEQKQKHLKTFETELARIVTFYSKNSAIELPNLISLPIQNCLFKDVDRPKAWCGAGNGMVAIGVDGVKYPCHRFIKFSAGKSVPLEEFRAWKRKPAENGLCENCKMLPACPTCQGGNWERYGNPDKRITHNCEMLKLQMVATAAVLVTLKTSVDF
- a CDS encoding S8/S53 family peptidase, translating into MCSAKIKIHLLVLLFLLCSPAYAENIKFPKIDVRHKPADYSFKQAQLTPDNFKYDEKNRQTFQMDFRNCDLNGFASLLKKNKDIFYAGFNTKTEFPDKLPRGFEPGKIMELGKNPGLGIRELHKQGITGKGIGIGIIDQGLLVDHVEYADRLKLYEEIHLVFNEASMHASAVASIAVGKTTGVAPEADLYFIGETNGENVDGKFVYDLNPIAKSINRLIEVNKQLPKENKIRVISISLGLDSITPGYDETVESIKEADKSGIFVIVVADEHFKIDGMGRFPLADPDNRNSYASGTMFCRNKLGSQPDELEIPMDSRTVADPNGNKDYYFSRVGGISWTIPWVAGLYALACQVSPDITPEIFWAAALKTAEPVKFSAHFPAPSKFDGEFTLKKVVNPAGLIKAIKGMNRQIGAHEGGL